A window of the Lolium perenne isolate Kyuss_39 chromosome 7, Kyuss_2.0, whole genome shotgun sequence genome harbors these coding sequences:
- the LOC127317149 gene encoding uncharacterized protein: MAEWSLSSGILPKHLWSYVSGGPVHVAHEPWTCQLGPWFNRFASLPLPEIAMQHMVAHNMGLFVPLIALILLVVGGGGWHTSFANAAVMTTRKSETPTTYWETLLPRTPMPPAVSDLLAERNVLESLAGVNISPNNLKFVKGLRKIGPNYDKVKSEPVHGDKHVHIASQAEVGVKEISVSYGSQAHRPEMEEKLKEISVSYGLGGDERDTKKLLVNLKNILAAYRLQKQENLKEISVSYGSKGGEDLKEISVSNGSEGEKDLKEISVSYGSEGEKDLKEISVSNGSEGEISMSYGVEGGDGVKEISVSYGTAQTKRPNEVMSYRTKQENLKEISVSYESHEGKDEQNEVLDKGEEGPNKDPHKVTMSYGPEHEDDPHKATMSYGSEQEEDPHKVTMSYGSEQEDDPHKVTMSYGLEQEDDPHKTTMSYEEDPKTVSTGHKTHTDASGEGTHHHHAHAHNHNNIRQQADVFFFHDMLRPGSIITPTIPPTTSLPALLPRSVAGSIPFSSERLPDIISMFAPASLSMTREIRWTLDTCERPRTLPGQSAGCATSLESLAELPPSLLRTRNVRAFSAAELPVEAPGTRALRGRYNVTAVRMVSGESSEIVTCHDLMYPYAVYYCHTANPTSAYTVTLTSVDDGVVPKTMEVLTVCHLDTSNWSPKNPFFELHNLKPGEVTVCHFLTKLSIIWVPVSE, from the exons ATGGCTGAGTGGTCATTGTCCAGCGGCATCCTACCTAAGCATCTGTGGTCATACGTGTCGGGGGGGCCTGTACATGTTGCTCATGAACCTTGGACTTGTCAACTAG GGCCCTGGTTCAACCGCTTTGCTTCACTACCATTACCAGAAATAGCAATGCAGCACATGGTAGCACACAACATGGGCTTGTTTGTGCCACTCATCGCCTTGATTCTCTTG GTCGTTGGAGGAGGAGGGTGGCACACGAGTTTTGCCAATGCCGCCGTAATGACAACACGAAAATCGGAGACGCCGACGACGTACTGGGAGACACTCCTTCCTAGAACTCCAATGCCCCCAGCTGTCAGTGACCTGCTAGCCGAACGAAATG TGCTTGAGTCTCTAGCTGGCGTTAATATCAGTCCCAATAACCTGAAGTTTGTGAAAGGACTGCGAAAAATTGGACCAAACTATGATAAAGTAAAGTCAGAACCTGTTCATGGGGATAAGCATGTTCATATTGCATCGCAAGCTGAAGTTGGTGTAAAGGAGATATCTGTATCATATGGGTCCCAGGCACATAGACCAGAAATGGAAGAAAAATTAAAGGAAATCTCAGTGTCGTATGGGTTAGGAGGTGATGAAAGGGATACAAAGAAACTTCTGGTAAATTTAAAGAATATCTTAGCAGCATATAGACTACAAAAACAAGAAAATCTGAAAGAAATATCTGTATCATATGGATCAAAAGGTGGAGAGGACCTAAAAGAAATCTCAGTTTCAAATGGGTCAGAAGGTGAAAAGGATTTGAAAGAAATCTCGGTCTCATATGGGTCAGAAGGTGAAAAGGATTTAAAAGAAATCTCAGTTTCAAATGGGTCAGAAGGTGAAATCTCAATGTCTTATGGGGTAGAAGGTGGAGATGGTGTAAAGGAAATCTCGGTGTCATATGGCACTGCACAAACTAAAAGACCAAATGAAGTCATGTCTTATAGGACAAAGCAAGAAAATCTGAAGGAAATCTCCGTGTCGTATGAGTCGCATGAAGGCAAAGATGAACAAAATGAAGTTTTGGACAAAGGTGAAGAGGGTCCAAACAAAGATCCCCATAAAGTTACAATGTCATATGGGCCAGAACATGAAGATGATCCACATAAAGCCACAATGTCCTATGGGTCAGAACAAGAAGAGGATCCCCATAAAGTTACAATGTCTTATGGGTCAGAACAAGAAGACGATCCGCATAAAGTCACAATGTCCTATGGATTAGAGCAAGAAGATGATCCACATAAAACTACAATGTCCTATGAAGAGGATCCGAAGACGGTTTCTACAGGACACAAGACACACACAGATG CTTCAGGAGAGGGGACTCACCACCACCATGCTCACGCTCACAACCACAATAACATAAGACAGCAGGCCGACGTCTTCTTCTTCCACGACATGCTGCGACCAGGTTCCATCATCACCCCGACCATCCCGCCAACCACCTCCCTGCCGGCTCTTCTTCCCCGCAGCGTCGCTGGCTCCATCCCGTTCTCCAGCGAACGCCTCCCCGACATCATCTCCATGTTCGCACCAGCGTCCCTCTCGATGACCCGAGAGATACGGTGGACGTTGGACACCTGCGAGCGCCCACGGACGCTCCCCGGCCAAAGCGCCGGCTGCGCCACCTCCCTCGAGTCCCTCGCCGAGCTACCTCCGTCCCTCCTCAGGACACGTAACGTCCGAGCGTTCTCCGCCGCCGAATTGCCCGTCGAAGCTCCGGGCACGCGCGCACTGCGCGGGAGGTACAATGTGACGGCCGTCCGTATGGTCTCCGGTGAGTCGTCGGAGATCGTGACCTGCCATGATCTGATGTACCCGTACGCGGTATACTACTGCCACACGGCCAACCCTACATCCGCATACACGGTGACGCTGACGAGCGTGGATGACGGCGTGGTGCCGAAGACAATGGAGGTTCTGACGGTGTGCCACCTCGACACGTCCAACTGGAGCCCGAAGAACCCCTTCTTTGAGCTCCACAACCTCAAGCCGGGGGAGGTGACCGTGTGCCACTTCCTCACGAAGCTAAGCATTATCTGGGTTCCGGTTAGTGAGTAG